The Magnetococcus sp. PR-3 genomic interval GTGAAGGTTATCGACAGTACCACTCTGCCCCAAAAGTATGTAAGCGGTGTGCACTTTTATTTCGTTGCACTCAATCAGCCAATCACACCAAGGTTCTGACCCGACATGTGTGGGAAGAGAGTAAAGAGCGTATTAATGCGAATCGCTATACGCCATGGGGCAAGCAGATCTACAAGCGGCGCAAGGAAACCGTCGAGCGAAGCTTTGCTGATGCCAAGCAACTGCATGGGTATCGTTATGCCCGCATGCGAGGCTTAAGCAAAGTAAGGGAGCAGTGCTTGTTAACTGCGGCTTGCCAGAATATGAAGAAGATAGCCCTGAT includes:
- a CDS encoding transposase is translated as EGYRQYHSAPKVCKRCALLFRCTQSANHTKVLTRHVWEESKERINANRYTPWGKQIYKRRKETVERSFADAKQLHGYRYARMRGLSKVREQCLLTAACQNMKKIALIRALIRRFLVNKKPNKPFDRCLNVFRRFFQNSPQLTPLTS